The Candidatus Saccharibacteria bacterium oral taxon 488 genome has a segment encoding these proteins:
- the xseA gene encoding exodeoxyribonuclease VII large subunit produces the protein MTTMAPRFSVSDFVAVVNQVLETAVPVVEIEGEVAEFTVRQQKFVFFTLKDSESAVNCFMMAWQLRAPIEEGMRVVVRASAKLTAKGKFSLTVQEVKPLGAGHLKRSAELLRAKLAAEGLFDTERKRPLPPYPARVAVISSTQAAGYADFMKIAGERWGGVQFIVANIKVQGDGAVDQAVRAIAHCNQLAEPPEVIVLIRGGGSAEDLASFNDECLVRAVAGSRVPVLTGIGHEIDESLCDLAADVRAATPSNAAQLLFPDKCEVRQQLALRLGSVAEVIQRQIKERRLYATMLQQAALEQWLHRVEIAMNATLSQQRIIAEYDPEMALRRGYAMISGDCQIGSIVKITTKDKIMKARIESSEKR, from the coding sequence ATGACGACGATGGCGCCGCGGTTTAGCGTTAGTGACTTCGTGGCGGTCGTCAATCAGGTGCTGGAGACCGCTGTCCCGGTTGTTGAGATTGAGGGCGAGGTTGCTGAGTTCACGGTGCGTCAGCAAAAATTTGTCTTTTTTACCCTCAAGGACAGTGAGAGTGCGGTCAATTGTTTCATGATGGCCTGGCAGCTCAGGGCACCAATCGAGGAGGGAATGCGCGTGGTGGTGCGAGCCTCAGCTAAGTTAACTGCCAAGGGTAAGTTTAGCCTAACGGTACAGGAGGTCAAGCCACTGGGTGCGGGTCACCTCAAGCGCAGCGCTGAGTTACTCAGGGCGAAATTAGCGGCCGAAGGGTTGTTTGATACGGAACGGAAGCGTCCCTTGCCGCCATATCCTGCCCGCGTGGCGGTCATTTCCAGCACGCAAGCGGCGGGCTATGCGGATTTTATGAAAATTGCCGGCGAGCGGTGGGGCGGGGTGCAGTTTATCGTTGCTAATATCAAGGTTCAGGGCGACGGCGCGGTTGATCAGGCGGTGCGGGCGATTGCCCACTGTAACCAGCTGGCGGAGCCGCCAGAGGTGATTGTGCTGATTCGCGGCGGCGGTAGCGCGGAGGACCTGGCGAGTTTCAATGATGAATGCTTGGTGCGAGCGGTGGCTGGCAGCCGCGTGCCGGTGCTGACCGGTATTGGGCATGAAATTGACGAAAGTTTGTGCGATCTGGCGGCTGATGTGCGGGCGGCCACGCCGAGTAATGCGGCGCAGTTATTGTTTCCGGATAAGTGTGAGGTGAGGCAGCAATTAGCGCTGCGTCTGGGTAGTGTGGCAGAGGTGATTCAGCGGCAGATTAAGGAGCGGCGTCTATATGCAACAATGTTGCAACAAGCGGCGCTTGAACAGTGGTTACACCGTGTCGAGATTGCCATGAATGCAACATTGTCGCAACAACGAATTATTGCTGAGTACGACCCAGAGATGGCGCTGCGGCGCGGTTACGCGATGATTAGCGGCGACTGCCAGATTGGTAGTATTGTAAAGATTACAACAAAAGATAAGATCATGAAAGCGAGGATTGAGAGTAGTGAAAAACGATAA
- a CDS encoding response regulator: MKKLLIIEDDPQWAAVLERYALEAGYTARTVVAAGQAIAMLDEWRPDGLVLDMLLAGETGMALLNELQSHEDLARLPVVVCSNVVLELDQLRPFGVRAVLDKARMTPDEVRAALGALREEAE, translated from the coding sequence ATGAAAAAACTCCTGATCATCGAGGATGACCCGCAGTGGGCGGCGGTGCTGGAGCGGTATGCGCTGGAGGCGGGGTATACGGCCCGGACAGTGGTGGCGGCTGGACAGGCGATAGCGATGCTTGATGAGTGGCGGCCGGATGGCTTGGTGCTTGATATGTTGCTGGCGGGTGAGACGGGAATGGCACTACTGAATGAGCTGCAAAGCCATGAGGACCTGGCGCGGCTGCCGGTGGTGGTGTGTAGTAATGTAGTGCTTGAGCTGGATCAGCTGCGGCCGTTTGGGGTGCGGGCGGTGCTTGATAAGGCGCGAATGACGCCTGATGAGGTGCGGGCGGCGCTGGGGGCGCTTCGCGAGGAGGCGGAATGA